AGAACACACAGTTAACCTCTGCATGCCCATACGTTTTCTGAAAAACAACGCGCAGAGCCACTCTCCAGCCGTTCATTACACCTAGCAcgcagcagatgaatgtgaggCTGTGGACTTCCCTCTGGTTTCAATCTGGTGCAGGACCAAAGTGATAGCAGCAGATTGCATCGCCATGGCAACACAATTATCCTGCCATAACGTGGGAGGCGAGGATCATGTATGATCCACGGGTGGATGGCGTAATTATTCACCCGCCTGCAGGAAGGAACGTTTATCTCTTCTGTGTTATCTTTAGACATGAAGGAACATATCGACTGTTCAGTTTGATGGATTTTGTTGTGAGCGTGTGTAAattaatacattaaaaaatagaTTGAAATTGCGAAACTCAAGTCTGGCAGCATGGCAACAAAATTATGAAGAGTCATCATAATTTGTAAATGCTGATTGAATTATGGCACACGGTAGCTCCTGTAATGAAGTCGGGTGGTCATCGTTCCCACTTACAGCTGTCCATTAGTTACCAGGCAACATGCAGTGTGTTAATGTTGTCGTATTGGCGAGAGCGCACTCACATTGAGAGTCTGAGCGCTGCCTGAGATGTTTGTGCATCCACTTTATTCTGTCATAACGTGGTATAATAGTATTATGATGCTCAGGCAAGTGGAATGGAGCATGCTTCCTTCTGTCCCTGGAACAAAataacaggcacacacacacacacacacacacacacacacggttcaCTCATCAATTATTTCTCAAAGGGGGGATATTAGCTCAGCGTTGCCCTAAATCGACCCTCTCCCATGATGTGACCAGGTGttattttaagatttaaaagaaATTACAGCTAAGTTTGGGCCTGAGAAAAGAATCTCAAACTGCAGCTGCCTCTTTGAAAACAGTGATGATGAAATACgttgagaaagaaaatgaattggGTGGTGCAGCCTGAAAGAACTGGAAATTGATCTAATTTGCTACATCTTTAAGTTCTGACTGCAGTTGCTCAGTGCAGAAATTGGACGAATGTGTGCTTCTAAAGGCCCGAATCAAAATGAACCGCTGCTGCACATCAAAATCAAACTTCTCTCACAGGCTTTTTTAATAGCGAGTCACTTTCTGCCAGTAGTTTTTCTGCATCGtggcctgtttttttccccagttcAAAGGCAAGTGATTGGTTCCAGGCTCACATATTTAAGAGATGAAAGTCGAGAAAGCTCTCTGTATCAAAATGCCTTGGCGAACACAGAAAGGTCAGGGAATAGATTCTTTGCTTTGAAATGTCAGCTGATTACTTTATAACGGGCAACATGAAGCTATTTGAAGGGCCTGTAAGATAAAAAAGGCTTTGCAGTGTGGAGAGGACAGGGGTAAAAATAGAGTTACTTCTGATCTTCCTGTATTGGTGCTTTATCAATAAATGGTGGAGAGGCATGTTTcgttttcagtctttttataTTGGAGAAGCATTCACAGAGTAAACTGGATACAAATGCAAAACTTTTTTGCTCTGCTGAAAGTTTACAAAATGTGGAGCTGGACAGACTtaattcaaacagaaaaaatggaaaggtttcattccaaaatggTGAATTGAAAAAGTGTTAACCTGACTCAAAACAAGACTTGATTTTGTATTTTGactctttcagtctttatgaGACTTCTTTTAGGCAGGCTGTACCTTTAACATTGATTTACTGTTAAATCAGCATGATGCTGACCCCCtgctgcattattattattattttatgctgATAAAGCAGAAACCTGTTTTCCTTACAGTGGATATttcattttggaatgaaaacTTAAATTTTACACATCTGATTATAACGATCCCAACCCCtgaaaaagttgggacgctgtttaaacataaataaaaacaaaatgcagtcatttggaaacacactgtgttcacagacaatTGTTTTACtcagtgttcctgagcccacaCACTAACATCCATCACTCCACATCTTTGTCTtgtgttgctcctgtcccaccttgttttgaaacatgttgctgcctTTCTACTGTTCcatgtcaaaaatgttttacaaatgatcacattacgttttatttacgtttcaatcagcatcccaacttttttttagaACCTGGGTTGTAGATTAGATGTTAATTTTGTACAAATGGTTCtattaaacacaaacatgttattATATATACCACTAGCATAACAAAAAAGAGGCAATAAGATCACCAAAGataaaatattattattgtagTAACATTTTCAGGATTGCAACAATTCAAAGCCAAAGTCTTGTTTGTGGTTGTACGGTTTCTGGTTAGTACTAAAATCACTCCTCTACAATACTGTGTAGTGTATTCTACCAGAGGCAGCgaatcactgctgtgctgcagaaacCACAGTGGAATGGTAAAatgagaagcagaaacaaatCATTAAACTTAGTGGTATTAAGTGTTCATTTAAGGTTACTGTGCACATTCCCAGATATCAAACAACATTCACTCAGTGTCAACTTGGATTTTTGGTCAGTGACAataaacagtttgaaaacattttacaggCTGAGACAATCTGAACGTAGCTGATTCCAGTGTGAAACTACTGGCTTTGTTTGCATCTAAACGGCAAAATAGCAGAACCTGGTCAAGGTAATACTTGAGGGTGAATGTACTGAAGATGAAATGATGGTAGGTCTGTTTGTATGGGACATAATTAGTGTAACTTggaagaaaatgtgcattttgttaCATAGACTCAGAAAGAGAGATGTTACTGCCCCACACATGTAATAGAcattaacaaaaagagagaacGGAGAGATGCATCAGTTAAAGGATAATTAGTGAAAGGACATTAGTATGCATTAAAAGACTGAGCCTACAGGTCAATGGTTTGTTGTACataacaaaaagaaagattaCAAACACTTTACATATTTTGATCACTTTTCAGCACCTCTGCTTTTACTTTGGCATTTGATGCTGTAGTCTTGACAAGAACAACAGCAgaacattgttttatttttattgaaatgagatgaaatgcCGATCATTGATGGTACAACAGCAACAGACATTCTTGATGTATCAAAACCATCAAGACCAGCTTTGGTCAGTTGCATGAAGCCGGACTACGATTACTCCCAAAGAACTCTTATCAAGCATGGATATTTGGCAAATACTGTGTCTCCTCAGTGGGAATGACTCAAATGATGGAGAGCAAGCACTATGAAAGCTCTTCCAAAAACTAATTTCAGCCTGCTGTTGTTCAAAAATCAAAACCACCGCAATCACTCTGAATATCTGCATAAATTATTTGCCTTTTATAATCcgaaacaacatttttaaatggGCAAAACTGTTGATTTTAATCAAAATGAGTCAAAAGGGATGGTGTGAGTTCTGGAACACTTCTCTTTATGTGAAAAGGTCGATAGCAGCTGGAGGCAAAAAGTGGACTCGAAAGACTCATTACTGAAATGTTTATCGTGTTCTCAGAGTGAATTCTTCCCTCAGTTCGAGAGCCGATTCAGATTAAATGTATTTGAGTGCTGTAGATCTGAAAGAGCACCGTCTCGTTGTCCAATGACTGATCAGAATGACTAAGAATTGACCTGAGCAGACTCAGGCATCTGGTTATGTCACCTACATATTAAACAATCTGATGTGGTTTGCGTAATATTTTTACATTGACATAGTTATAAAGGCCACCATCATCTGAATTCGTGGGAGTCTCAGTGTATGAGAGTGTTCAGTCCTTAGTTATTGTATTTCCTTTGTGGGTATAAGTAGCGGCACTATGTTCCTATCTGGGGCAACCACCCATAGAGTGTTTGACAGCGTCCTCCAACGACTTTCTGGTTACCAGTAGCCGCACCACGCACTCATTCTTCTTTGTTAGTCTTTTACGAGCCTTGTCGTGGGTCACCATGGTCATGTCCCAGCCGTTCACCtgggaggaagagcagaacTTTGTCTGAGAAAAGGTGTCGTCATTCTCTCAAATTTACGTTAACACTGCGTTGATTGACGGGAGGAGTAAGGTGAGGACTGCTCTTGATGCACAGCTCCTGTCTGACTCTTTAGTGTACACATGGTGCCATCTTGTGGATCTAGACCAAAGCTCTGTTTGACTACACACCTGCATTATTTTGTCGCCCGTCCTCAAGCCTGCCTCGTCTGCCGGTCCTCCTGGTGTTGTCCTGGTCACGTAGATGCCCTTTggacaacataaacacattattAAACAATATAGACAATCTAAACACCTAAAACAAGTTAACATATggcacctgaaacacacaacacaaatacTGTAATATAATACAGTCTCTGGTTTGACTGTAATCATTAAAGCATGTTTAGATTCATAGCATTAATGAGGGAAAACTCAGCCCTTGAATAAGGCCCAATACTGACTAATATTCACAATTGCAGTAAACAAGTGGCGTCTAATATCCAGTATATTATCCAAGATAGAACTAAGACTACAACGAACCatttttttgattaattgtcTGATCATTTTGTctaaaaaatgtgaataatgcCCATCAcacattgcttgttttgttcaatcGACAACCAAAAGTCAAGTCAGTTAACAGAGAAgtaaaacagagcaaagcagaaaatcctcacatttgagaagctggacaCATTTTTGACATGGTTGCTTCATGAATGATcaactgattttaaaaatagTTTTCTGCTGATTGAGTTGATTGGCTGACTGGTGTCTCAGCACCACGCCCAACAGATACCTCAAACAAGACAGAGGCCCGTTGTTcttttcagaataaatgtttGCGAGTATCGATGAGATAAGAACACCTGAACAGCTCTGCGGGAAAGCTCCAGTAATGCTCATAAATGTGTCAAGAATATCTAAAGGATAGCCTGAAAGGTCAAATCCTGAAGAAAGGTACAGTGCATGTACACATTCAGCAGGTAAGACACGACTTTGTGTAAACCCACAGTTTTCCTTCCTATGACATCAGTGAGCTGAGTGTGGTTTGTTCCCACCTGAGGCTGCAGGTGATGTGTTCAGGCCTGCCCCTCATTCATAGCTCACCAGAGTACTGCAGCAGGACAGGGGTGTGATCAGgaacagaggaaaagtcaggcgGCATGTTATACCACATTATAGTTCAATTGATAGCTCACcctcactgctgtcttttctgTACTTCATGTTGTACGTATGACAACGTCTCACTATTACCATTCATCATCTTCTCGACTGCTTTTATGGACTGTCTCTGTTGTTTTATCGTATTGTGTTTTGAATTGTCCTGGTGTAGTTTTGAACACCCAACTATGGATAACCAACTCAAATTCAATGAGAATTAtaggatttttgttttgcttaaataGTTTTAATGTATTTGATTTAAAGAGATTAACTTAAGTTGAACTTTCTGTTATTTGATTTTGAATAATTGAGCTCAAAATTCTCAGATATCGATAACGTCTTAATAAATACAGACATAGTGACTTTGTGTCGATGACTTACCCCTGGCTGTAACATGTTTCTAATTACAAAGAgctgatggacacacacacacacacacacacacacacacacacacacacacacacacacacacacacacacacagacgtactTTGTCAGTCTTGTCCTCAGAGAAGGGGTTCTGTCCGGGGTCCTGGTCTATCCCTCCTCCAATACTGAAGCCCAGGATCAGATTATCTCCCTGCCGCAATTTGTTGATCTCAATTCGTTGCTGttggacaaaaaacaaaaaaaaacaaaacaaaaactaggATTACCACCTTGCAGCTGTATGCCTCCGCCAGCCGTGACATGTATGAGTCTAGTGAATCACTTCCAGTGAGAcgcatgctgtcttcacttagagactattcTTACAGAGGAGGACTaatagagagcttcatcacatggtgtaCCGACAATCACTCAACAGCAACACCAATGAGCTTGCGGtgaactacaatgcttcaaatgtgaatgttgctGCAAATaagctacaaattgtaaaacatggatgcttcacacacctcacagcacagaagatctatacaatcagcacagtttcaaggtggacacccaagattagtgtcaccaattcagcatctgaccgactgtgaaatatggtcacaaccTGCCCTTTATGGTATTGAATATTGggcagaaaagtgtttttgcagaacgctatgatgtcacagtgaagctgacctttgacctcctgggtataaaatatcatcacttcatcattttatcctatgagacaaTTGTGTGAAATTTTGCTATGAATCTATTTATGTGCTATGATCAAAAATAGGTTTTGTCAGgacacagtgacctttgaccaccaaaatctaatgaGTTCATCCTTGAGTTGAAATTTTTGTGCCAAACTTGAAGAAATTCCTTCAAGACATTCTGGAGATATCGCTTTCACGAGAATGGGACAGACAGAAGTACTCTATGTACAGAAgtatggacagatggatggatggacaaccCGAAAACATAATGCCTTCAGCCATGGCTGTCACCATTACACTGCCAATACAAAACCCATGACACACTTTGTTTATAACTACTGTTACATACTGACAATTCTCTGATCAGGAAAGCAGTGGACATAGAATAGTAGCAGTAATCTCATTTCTCAGAGGTCTGAACCACTTGTCACTCAGTGCTGGGACAATAGTGTCTCTACAGCAGTGTCACAAGTGGACACAAGTCCCTGTCATTACTGTTCTTGTTGATTAAAGAGACTCCAGTTCTGTTTGAGGAacaactgtttttgttttttgttttttttttttagatgtaaTAGTCCAACTAAAAATCCTCACTCCCAAAACACTCCTCAGCAGTTCCCGAAATTGTTTATTTGGCTCAAATTTTGTAAATGAAACAGGGCACCCTGGGGTTTTTTTGTGGTAACTGTCATTATCCATAATTGCAACATGAACAGTattgaaaacacagcaacagcaaaacaaaaggtttGATATCAACTCTCAGTCACATTCAGCGTGTCATCAATTCAAAGGCAGGTAAATGACAGTATATACGGCCCTGATTTATCCGCTGCAGACAACTTTCACAGCATGACACATGATGGATTTCAAAGGCAGTTGCCAAGTAATTGAAGTCCATCGTGGAACAGAGACTTTTTATGAGCACAGCCCTGCCCTTGACACTGACAAGCAGCTGCAGGCTCACTGACCAGACGGATGGATGACTCTGACAGTAGGACTCCTCACAACACAAagactgcctgtgtgtgtggtgatgaaTAACCAGACATTCACTGCGTGTTTACAATGAAGTCTAAGGATGTCTGGAACTTTGATAATACTGATTaagtgtctgtcagtcagtcaggaatTGCAGGCATGATaacacatttttctctcctAGTAAAAGAGAGATTTACAGGCCTGatgggttaaaaaaaagaactagTTAAACTTTAAATGGGAGACTACTTGTATATAAAACAGCCTCATTTCTATATGTGGACtgagaaataacaaaaaactgcagtacagacatgccaaaaaatgtatttgacgTCATTTAGAGAGTATTTCACAACCAGGGAGCTCTTCAACTGTTAATTGTCCCACTCAGTCGATGTCTTTGTCAGAACTCCTTTCTAACTAAACTGAAGTGATCCTTATTGAAAAACTTTGTGATGTGTTTATgtagaaaacaaagaaacaaataatATTGGCTGACAAATTGTAACATACTGGCTGATAGAACTCAACATATCCATTTCAGTATCCGCCTAAGAAACACGACATTAGATAAGATATAATAAACTTCACTTGTGACAGTCAAGCGTTTCTAGCTGGtagtgtttgagtgttttttatttattttttaaattttatttaaaacGTTAACCTCCATACTTCCTTAACACTTAattccccccaccccaccccaccccacctcaCATGTGACATTTTGGCAACTCTGGCTGGGCTAAATCCAAACCATCTCAGTCATATCTATCGCTTTCTTTGGCTAAATCATAATGATCTATTTGCAACTGCGAGAATTCCTGCAGCATATGAATGCAGcgcaaaaaaataaaacagtccaACTGTACTTTATATTCTGTGACTTTGTGTAAAGTCCACCAGGAAGACTGAATCACAGCGACGGTGGTGACGCCCATCTGTACGAGTGAATAAATGTCAAGATATTCACCTCTTTTAATTAAGagtaaacaacaacatgtaTTTTCTATCATATTTCGACGGCCCGGTTGCTGTTACTGCGGTTTGACGAGTTATTCGCTAAAATTAACCACCAAGgacggtttttttttttcaacgtTGAAAATGCTAGTAAATGGCTCCTGGCGGGGCAGGTTGCTTTCACGGTCTACACTTCAGCTAAACAAAGAAAGTAATGTTTCAGTTCATAcggctagctaacgttagtgAGAGCACCATGGCTAACTCACAATAGTTCAGTCAGTTAAGTGCTGATACGGTTTTACGCTAACGTCGGACCAGAAACTGAACAATAGAGTCCCGTTGAATGGAAACAGCTCTGCTCCCAAACTTACCACGACAGCAGTCACCGGCTGGCCTGGGACGAAAGACATGGTGTCGCTAGAAAGTTTAGGCTCGAAAACGTGGAAACTTGCGACGACTGTTGTggtaaaagtcagaaaaaaaacaggtctCGACAACAGGACAACTTCCGAGATGACTACATAAGTACCAGCAGGATGATCCCTGGATGGAAACCAAAGGCTTTCCAGATGACGTCACTTCGCCTCCTCGATTATCAGATCTGCGTGTTTTTTCGCACGGGGTAGCCAGGGAGGGCGGTGTTTAACAGCTAGTCGTCGCCCCACCGACTCTGTGAAGACAAGCGTTACAAATCGAACTCTCCGAGGGATTGTTGGTCCTCTGTTTGTTCCGGCACACGGCTGGGTGTTTTCCTTAAAAGGAGCTGGCAAAGAGTGACCTCCATTGTGATCCCGCAGACAGTCCATCCCACCTACTTAACCGAATATCGGAGGGACCGCCTCACGTGCGAAGTCTTCAGGTCCCTCTATATGTTATGAAGGGAAAACAGTCGACCAGGCGCAGTGAGAAGGTAAGTAATTGTCCTTCTTTTTCACATAAAGTACTTTTGATCATCTTTCTATGCGTGtgctttctgtatttttatttttattttttttatttctataatCATGGAAAGTGTAagcgtatttttttttttttttctgtcagcaaTGGGGCTCCATAATCAGCCTATTTGCATTTCTATTTAAGTAAAATGTCAGAGGTGATTCTGAATGAGTACCCGTGGTGGAAAATAACTAAGGGAATTTACTGTATCGTAGTCTACTTCACCTTATTTACTTGAGTCATTGTAGGCTACTGTGTATTTATACTTTACTACATTTCAGTGGCAAATGTTGAAGTTTTCACTCCACTTTAATTTTTAACATCTACAGCTTcaagttattttgtatattaCGACAAGTACAGGTTCCTGGTCAAATTAAAATCCAAGTTCTTTACACCACCACAGCATTCACCCCAATACCGGGTGAAGAGGATGTCACAGAAGCGACGGGAGAAAccaaagaaaggaggaagaggaggagaggggatggGAGGAGCTTCACAGGGCAGACACAGAAACtatgtaaatgtacagtatgggTGAATAAGCTAGGGTGTCCCTGATTTGTcatagtcaaaatcacagatGCTAGAGTAATATTTATTAGAACACATATAACTGGAAACCAATACAGACTGAACAAGAAATGTGATTTATCAGCTCAGCCATGTAACAAGATTTAATGCTTTAAAATAATTATCTTTTCATGCacataaatgtgaaatattgagCTCACATGCTTTATAATCCTTATCTCTAGCTGTTAtgaccacaaaacaaaaacctgaccaagtcatttacagtaaaaatgaaatgacgTGTTTGGGAAAACACTTCCGCGTCCACAAAGTGTGAAAAGGTGAATTTTTCTCACTTGTATGTTTTGACCGGTGAAACAAGTTTGACCAATACTTGCTTCTGCTTCTTCCAGCTTCCCTAATCCTCTGGCTGATAACAGATCAGCATGTGATGCTACAGGACATGTCATGTATTCAAAGCAGCTGACATTGGCTGTTTCATTTCTGATTTACATGTGCTGCATAATACTTCCTCCTGTTGCCTTTTTATGCTTTGTCAGATTACCAAAGAGTCATATAAAACATTTAACCTTTAAAAGCTGAGCCAGGGGAGGATTAGCTTCAGGGGAAATGCCTGTGTAGATTACCTCTTCTTGAGTAGCGATGTTgatctgtgttgtctttgttgaaTAAACtaacagataaataaaaataaataaataaagcttcCACCAGGCACTGGCACTAGTTACACTCACATGAAGAGAGCAGTTTACTCTATTTTATGCTCTTAACACCTGCAGAGCAACTGCTTTAACTTCCAGGAAGTTGAGTCCTAAACAAAGTAAGCATCTGGAGCTTTGATTCACTTATGTAAAGGAGTATATTGCAAGCTCCCAAAATTataaaggaatagtttaacatttgggaaatacactgATTTGCTGCAGAGTGAGGGTTACTTCACTGCTCCTTGCCATGATATAGTACAGCACATTTACTCTCATAAAACTGTGAAGTATTTCTATGCTTTGGTTTTTGGATGGATTAAACAATCGAGTAATCATGTGGTCATTATTAAGCAGTACAAGTTCTGGTAGACAGattttgtttcatgtgctgttttccccatttccagtctttgtgttaggataagctaattggctgctgGACGTAGCCTTATATTTagcaaaaagaaagcaaataaaggCCCAACAATGTCAGTGGTACAGCTTTTTGTCAGGCAATATTCACATGAAAGAATATTCACATATCTTAAAGGTTGAAATGCTACATTATTAAACTCTTGTAAGGTTTCAGTAGTCAGTGTGTGGACTGTGGCTCCTTTTCCTTTGTATGCTACTTTTGTGCTGCACCTGCACCCACTTGTGGTCAGActctccacctctttgtctCAATTCAGTCATCTACATTATTTTTGAAGGGAACAGTTGTGTATCAGTAGCCTGGGGCaaaaggtggaggtgggaggtACTCCTGAGGTAATCCTCCATCAGTCggcctggctacagtgctggTGTAGGAAAATTGTGGACTGGCTTGCTCCCCTGTGATCTCCTGGTACTCATTGTCAGTATTTTCACTCCTGACGGTCGCCTCCACATTAATCTCTGTGTACATAAGCTCCTGCGACGTGCTTCTCTTCTTGTGGAATTTCTTCTTGAGGTTCTTTAGGTTGGTGACGACTGACAGCTTGGCTTCCTGGTTCTTTACAGACTGGATGGTGACCCCAGGTGAGTGTTCAGTGGCTGTGGGTGTGGAGGGACTCTCAGGCGCAGAGACTGTTCTGATACAGGCCTGGTTCAGCTTCAGTGGAGGAACAGAGGTCCGGGCTGGGACTTCAGGAGGCCGGTTAGATGGAGGGTTGTCAGCCATGTATTTGTTTCTGGTCATTGGCACAGGCTGGAGATCATGAATGTGAAACATACAGCATGGACATTtgttagaaatgaaaaataatccttacattttaatgttaaaaccACTGAAAGCTGCACTATACAAATCTTTTGGTATAACTCTGCGGCATTAAGTAATCATGAATGAATAAGCAACACTGAAAGTTAAAGTTTGGGGGCAAATGTTTAGGTATTTCTTAAGGTTCTCCTGTCCtcttcaaaccaatgaaaaaaAGGAACACTAAAACCTCTCATGTGAAACAACCAAACCTGTTAAAAGTTTTGGAGAAAACGATGTGTTGAAATGGAAGCCCCTCACCAGCATCCTGTTGCTTACCAACAGGAAGCTGATTCCAATAGAAACCTTTGAGAATCTTTTTGGTCAGACAACATTTAGATGTATTTTATCTTAAGGACTTAAGGAATTAAAACATTGTTTAACAGTTTTAAGACtagacaggaaaacaacaagATCACCATTGCTGTGGCTGGGAGAGGGGAGGTGACATGCGGGTATTCTTCCTCCAGACTGGGGTAGAGTCTGCTCGGGGACAGGATTGCAGAGTTCCTCAAGTTGTTTGGTCGATATGGAAGGGCAGGTGGGATATCTTCTTGTGACACTGGTTGGCTTTCGCAGGGAAGCAGCAGGTTGTTTGGCAGCAAACTTGTGTTATTGTGCGGATATCTTTGTGGGAACAGTAGTTCTGCATAGTCGGTCTTGTCATTCGAGGTCTTATGTAGGatcagacaaagagagaaaaaatggaaCAATTTGGGATTTGTTCTCTTTTTGCATGGTGCACAGGTGgcaagcaaacaagcaaatacTGTGGTTTTGAATGGTGATGGTGACACAGTTTTAACTCAAAAGCATGCATTGTAATGCCTGAAAGCAAAAAATGTAGCCTTGCCAAGTTCATTTCACATCATACACCTAACCGCAGAAAGAAAAGTGAGCACAATAAATACATTAAGCTACAAACCACACGTTAATGACGTATGGAATAACTGTAGGATAATAGAACatttcctcacctgtccacAAGCGACAGTCAGCACCTCATTGAAAGGCATGATGGGAGTTCTTCGATGAAAGTCCACCAGGTCCTGCAGACACCGGTGACGCCTGTTTTCCCCTACTATAATGTATTGGCCATCCTCCAGTGCATCAATCATGAAATGTCTGCAGCGGTCCTCAGTACTGAGGATCAAAGAGGATACATGAAAAAGAGTGAACAGGGCTGGACTTTAAGCTGTCGGACTGAGTGTAAACGGTAAAATAAAGCACCTTTCAACCCTGCAAACACTCACCGGTATGAGAGAGTGTAACCAATCCTGCTCTCGCTGACTCTGATGAGGAAGTAGCCAGGAGGTTTGGACATCAGCAGTTCCTCCGCCGTTCTGCACAAATAATGAACAGGCAGTATAATTAACGAAaacctttcacacatgcacttcAATCTGTAAATGATGCTGCACATTGACAGAGCAGCGCTGCATGTGAACTGCAGTGAAGTCACTGTGGGAATTTGCCATCTTAAGATCATAACAAAATGTTCTTGTCGTGCATGAGCTCAGTTACATAGAGTGGTCTGATGAATACTGTGCATTATGGTGTTGATGGCAAACTGAATTAAGCACGCCATTCCTGGTAATAATCCACATACATCATCCATTATACAAGGTATTGAATGTGTACACTGGGTGTGGAGGAAGCAAAATTCATTATAAGTAGGAACTCTGTTGAAAGTATTACAAGGGCACAGTCCACCACTGAAGAGGCCacttcactgacacactgtgatTAATGTGTATCATCTGTGTTCAATGAGATAAACCTGTAAATGATGCAGTGGTCTAGtgttgattgtttgttttgtgtgttgtgtaaaaATGGAGGAAATACAGGCTATCTCTGTTAAGATTTGGTGGGTTAATGTTTT
The Chaetodon auriga isolate fChaAug3 chromosome 3, fChaAug3.hap1, whole genome shotgun sequence DNA segment above includes these coding regions:
- the tax1bp3 gene encoding tax1-binding protein 3, whose product is MSFVPGQPVTAVVQRIEINKLRQGDNLILGFSIGGGIDQDPGQNPFSEDKTDKGIYVTRTTPGGPADEAGLRTGDKIMQVNGWDMTMVTHDKARKRLTKKNECVVRLLVTRKSLEDAVKHSMGGCPR
- the hsh2d gene encoding hematopoietic SH2 domain-containing protein homolog — its product is MMEWSQSLQGQHDAFVWFTESQLRSVIRNGVVPEWFHGIISRKTAEELLMSKPPGYFLIRVSESRIGYTLSYRTEDRCRHFMIDALEDGQYIIVGENRRHRCLQDLVDFHRRTPIMPFNEVLTVACGQTSNDKTDYAELLFPQRYPHNNTSLLPNNLLLPCESQPVSQEDIPPALPYRPNNLRNSAILSPSRLYPSLEEEYPHVTSPLPATAMPVPMTRNKYMADNPPSNRPPEVPARTSVPPLKLNQACIRTVSAPESPSTPTATEHSPGVTIQSVKNQEAKLSVVTNLKNLKKKFHKKRSTSQELMYTEINVEATVRSENTDNEYQEITGEQASPQFSYTSTVARPTDGGLPQEYLPPPPFAPGY